DNA sequence from the Lysinibacillus sp. OF-1 genome:
AACTCTCCAGCTAGACGTAGACCAAATTGTTGCTCACCAATAACAAAAGCATCTGCTCCAGCTTCTAAAAGTGCTTTTATATGTTCTACAGATTGTGGTGTCACAAGCAATTCTGGTTTTTTCATAGTAGTCACCTCTTCAAACATAGTAATAAACCGTCACCGACTGGCAAAAAAGCACTTGTATAATCTGGGTGCTGCATAATCCAATCTGTGAAGTTTTTTAAATTGCGAATCATTGTCCGCTTACGACGTGGCACATCCTTCAGCTCTAAATCAGACAGGCCATGCATGTACATATTATCGATATACAAAACCCCACCTGAATTCACTAAAGGGGCATATTTTTCAAAAAAGCGTTGATACTGTCCCTTTGCGGCATCGATAAAGACCGCATCGAAAGTCGTATCAATAGCTTCATCGTTCACCTCTAAAGCGTCACCCTCAATGACCGTAATTCGATCTGATACAGTAGAAC
Encoded proteins:
- a CDS encoding O-methyltransferase, coding for MELSDAYIQSFIQPRNELLLEMEAYAEENHVPIMQLAGIDALNQLLRIQNPSKILEIGTAIGYSAIRMAEALPNVQIVTIERDQERVTRAKAYIRRSTVSDRITVIEGDALEVNDEAIDTTFDAVFIDAAKGQYQRFFEKYAPLVNSGGVLYIDNMYMHGLSDLELKDVPRRKRTMIRNLKNFTDWIMQHPDYTSAFLPVGDGLLLCLKR